A region from the Arachis ipaensis cultivar K30076 chromosome B01, Araip1.1, whole genome shotgun sequence genome encodes:
- the LOC107627134 gene encoding putative dynamin-related protein 4A isoform X1, with product MLLFSSILNSSISLGGKLTMVDLPGITRVPVHGQPENIYDQIKDIIMEYIRPEESIILNVLSATVDFTTCESIRMSQSVDKTSLRTLAVVIKVDKSPEGLLEKRLVQVQGMIISKTLSEIVKEINEKLTYKLT from the exons ATGCTCCTATTCTCAAGCATTCTAAATTCAAG TAttagtttgggagggaaattgaCAATGGTGGATCTTCCTGGTATAACTAGGGTTCCTGTTCATGGCCAGCCTGAAAATATCTATGATCAGATCAAGGATATTATCATGGAGTATATTAGGCCTGAAGAGAGCATTATTCTGAATGTTCTTTCTGCTACCGTTGATTTTACTACTTGTGAATCCATAAGAATGTCTCAGTCTGTGGATAAAACTAGTTTGAGAACCTTGGCTGTTGTAATAAAGGTTGATAAGTCTCCTGAAGGCTTGTTGGAGAAG AGGCTAGTTCAAGTTCAAGGCATGATCATATCCAAAACTCTGTCCGAAATTGTGAAGGAAATCAATGAGAAGCTGACTTACAAGCTGACTTAA
- the LOC107627134 gene encoding putative dynamin-related protein 4A isoform X2: MLLFSSILNSRVPVHGQPENIYDQIKDIIMEYIRPEESIILNVLSATVDFTTCESIRMSQSVDKTSLRTLAVVIKVDKSPEGLLEKRLVQVQGMIISKTLSEIVKEINEKLTYKLT; encoded by the exons ATGCTCCTATTCTCAAGCATTCTAAATTCAAG GGTTCCTGTTCATGGCCAGCCTGAAAATATCTATGATCAGATCAAGGATATTATCATGGAGTATATTAGGCCTGAAGAGAGCATTATTCTGAATGTTCTTTCTGCTACCGTTGATTTTACTACTTGTGAATCCATAAGAATGTCTCAGTCTGTGGATAAAACTAGTTTGAGAACCTTGGCTGTTGTAATAAAGGTTGATAAGTCTCCTGAAGGCTTGTTGGAGAAG AGGCTAGTTCAAGTTCAAGGCATGATCATATCCAAAACTCTGTCCGAAATTGTGAAGGAAATCAATGAGAAGCTGACTTACAAGCTGACTTAA